The Novipirellula galeiformis genome contains a region encoding:
- a CDS encoding prenyltransferase/squalene oxidase repeat-containing protein, with product MLSHWFPSSLIAISTPLPVWADRRLVIVIAAVAVALLLITVWLFRRQKRQGRQAGIICLIGSVALHLALFFLVPYLPKTGGGAAERHPEPDDSLGIQDIEFSSFDPEVQIEEHAQDFDQPTISPLPVADLAELLAESPSVETAEAPHRDVESPPMLEPTESEPSESEMPDSLAANTDTAVNAMMDRLDADFQKLFDPQSESSQSQAPQPETELAQTPAAELATESRDDAVASDTATMEEPTTAPQAMSQPIVAQAVSASSADRATVPGEIPNDFANRVGQAKTAALIATGGSLETEAAVAAALKYLVAQQRSDGAWDPRSSGAGQERQPLGMSRGGAGARAETALTGLSLLSLMGSGHTHQQGQYAENVYRGLAYLIQNQKPSGSLAGEASVYAATYAHGMAALAMCEAAAITQDPSAIESARLAMQYTQSMQHARTGGWRYTQGDTGDLSQLGWQAMVLDAGSRAGIPPSHAAVRGVERFLRSVRSGRGGGLASYRAGEAPSRTMTAEALATRLLIGESVPPAEIREAEQALLQQKPGVGQDNYYYWYYATLALHQLQDEAWQEWNAALQSRLLSTQLPDGQWPTESVWGGYGGSVYTTAMATLCLESYYRHTIRESKEKIAHRPPEAWRR from the coding sequence GTGCTTTCCCACTGGTTTCCCTCTTCGCTGATCGCGATTTCCACTCCGCTTCCGGTCTGGGCGGATCGGCGTTTGGTGATCGTGATCGCGGCCGTCGCAGTGGCACTACTGCTAATCACGGTGTGGTTGTTCCGTCGCCAGAAACGCCAAGGACGCCAAGCGGGAATCATTTGTTTGATTGGATCGGTCGCCTTGCATTTGGCTCTGTTTTTCCTCGTGCCCTATTTGCCCAAAACCGGCGGGGGGGCCGCCGAACGTCATCCGGAGCCCGATGATTCGCTGGGGATTCAAGACATTGAATTTTCGTCCTTCGATCCAGAGGTACAGATCGAAGAACATGCACAAGATTTCGATCAGCCAACGATTTCCCCGTTGCCGGTCGCGGATTTGGCCGAATTGCTGGCTGAGTCGCCCAGCGTCGAAACCGCCGAGGCGCCGCATCGCGATGTCGAATCCCCGCCCATGCTCGAACCGACCGAATCGGAACCGAGCGAATCCGAAATGCCGGATTCGTTAGCGGCCAACACCGACACCGCGGTCAATGCGATGATGGATCGGCTAGATGCTGATTTCCAAAAGCTGTTCGATCCACAGTCTGAATCGTCGCAGTCGCAAGCACCCCAGCCCGAGACCGAGCTGGCTCAAACTCCGGCAGCCGAGTTGGCGACGGAGTCACGCGACGATGCGGTGGCTTCGGATACCGCCACGATGGAGGAACCAACGACAGCGCCGCAAGCGATGTCTCAGCCAATCGTGGCCCAGGCGGTTTCCGCATCGTCGGCCGATCGGGCAACGGTGCCGGGGGAGATTCCAAACGACTTTGCCAATCGCGTGGGGCAAGCGAAGACGGCCGCATTGATCGCCACCGGCGGCAGCTTAGAGACGGAGGCCGCCGTCGCTGCGGCGCTGAAATATCTCGTTGCCCAGCAACGGTCCGATGGGGCATGGGATCCACGCTCCAGCGGTGCTGGCCAGGAACGTCAACCGTTAGGGATGAGCCGTGGTGGCGCGGGCGCCCGCGCCGAAACGGCATTGACGGGATTGTCGCTGCTATCGCTGATGGGCTCAGGTCACACGCATCAACAAGGCCAGTATGCCGAGAACGTTTATCGAGGGCTCGCGTATTTGATTCAAAATCAAAAGCCCAGCGGCTCCTTGGCGGGGGAGGCTTCGGTGTACGCGGCGACCTATGCGCACGGGATGGCGGCGCTGGCGATGTGTGAAGCCGCTGCGATCACTCAGGATCCTTCGGCCATTGAGTCCGCGCGATTGGCGATGCAGTACACCCAAAGCATGCAACATGCTCGCACCGGAGGGTGGCGTTACACCCAAGGCGATACCGGAGATCTGAGTCAACTCGGGTGGCAAGCGATGGTGTTGGATGCCGGCAGCCGAGCAGGGATTCCACCCAGCCATGCTGCGGTTCGTGGCGTGGAGCGATTTTTGCGCAGCGTTCGCTCGGGACGCGGCGGCGGCTTGGCGAGCTATCGAGCCGGTGAAGCCCCCAGCCGGACGATGACGGCCGAGGCGCTCGCGACTCGTTTGCTGATCGGCGAAAGCGTCCCTCCAGCTGAGATCCGCGAAGCCGAACAGGCCTTGTTGCAACAGAAACCCGGCGTCGGACAAGACAACTATTATTACTGGTATTACGCCACGTTAGCCCTGCATCAATTGCAAGACGAGGCCTGGCAGGAGTGGAACGCCGCGCTGCAGTCGCGATTGTTGTCGACGCAATTGCCCGACGGTCAATGGCCCACCGAAAGTGTCTGGGGCGGTTATGGCGGGTCGGTCTACACGACGGCGATGGCAACGTTGTGCTTGGAAAGCTACTACCGGCACACGATTCGTGAATCGAAAGAGAAAATCGCCCATCGTCCTCCCGAGGCGTGGCGACGTTGA
- a CDS encoding ExbD/TolR family protein: protein MAIRRERAEDATINLTPMIDVVFLLIIFFMVGSKFSEAESRINVNVPSVGDLRSMTRIPDERVVVVAENGSITLDETPLTIAELSETLRNQHANYPALKVAVRGDGASSFQQVAEVLHAVRSSGVEQVGLSAKSTRR, encoded by the coding sequence ATGGCAATTCGACGTGAACGAGCCGAAGATGCGACGATCAATTTGACGCCGATGATCGATGTCGTCTTCCTGCTGATCATTTTTTTTATGGTCGGCAGTAAATTCAGCGAGGCAGAAAGCCGAATTAATGTCAATGTGCCTTCGGTTGGCGATCTCCGCTCGATGACACGCATCCCCGATGAACGCGTCGTAGTCGTTGCCGAGAATGGCTCGATCACGCTCGACGAAACGCCGCTAACGATTGCTGAGTTATCCGAAACGCTGCGCAACCAACATGCCAACTATCCGGCGTTGAAGGTTGCCGTCCGTGGCGACGGTGCCAGTTCTTTTCAACAAGTTGCCGAAGTGCTGCATGCGGTTCGCAGCAGCGGTGTGGAACAAGTCGGATTGTCGGCGAAAAGCACACGACGTTAA